Proteins co-encoded in one Papaver somniferum cultivar HN1 chromosome 5, ASM357369v1, whole genome shotgun sequence genomic window:
- the LOC113278596 gene encoding thaumatin-like protein 1b codes for MEAKGFFAIFLALVSITGAFSASFTFKNDCEYTVWPGTLTGAGSQLSKTGFELATGASLSVDALARWSGRFWARTGCSTDSSGRFSCATADCASGKIECNGAGAIPPATLLEFTLNGDGGKDFYDVSLVDGYNLPVSITPQGGSGGCSSTACMHKINPICLPELSIKGAYGSVISCKSACEVFQQAQYCCTGSHNTPATCPPTKYSKFFKDVCPQAYSYAYDDRSSTFTCASGCNYVITFCP; via the exons ATGGAAGCGAAAGGATTTTTCGCTATTTTCTTGGCTCTTGTGTCCATAACAG GTGCATTTTCGGCTTCGTTTACATTTAAAAACGATTGTGAATACACAGTATGGCCAGGAACATTGACAGGGGCTGGATCCCAATTATCTAAAACCGGGTTTGAACTTGCAACTGGGGCATCATTATCCGTAGATGCATTAGCTAGATGGTCAGGCCGATTTTGGGCAAGAACCGGTTGCTCCACTGATTCCTCTGGGAGGTTCAGTTGTGCCACCGCAGATTGTGCTTCGGGTAAAATTGAATGCAACGGTGCTGGAGCTATTCCGCCAGCAACCCTACTTGAATTCACTCTAAACGGTGATGGTGGCAAAGATTTTTACGATGTTAGCCTTGTTGATGGTTACAATTTGCCTGTCTCTATTACTCCACAAGGTGGGTCAGGTGGTTGTAGTTCGACTGCATGCATGCATAAGATAAACCCCATTTGCCTACCAGAATTAAGCATCAAGGGTGCATATGGTAGTGTAATTTCTTGTAAAAGTGCTTGCGAAGTATTCCAACAAGCTCAATATTGCTGTACCGGTTCTCACAATACTCCTGCAACTTGCCCTCCGACCAAGTACTCAAAATTCTTCAAAGATGTTTGTCCCCAAGCTTATAGTTACGCGTACGATGATAGATCGAGTACATTTACTTGTGCTTCTGGTTGTAATTACGTGATTACATTCTGCCCCTGA
- the LOC113284609 gene encoding uncharacterized protein LOC113284609 isoform X2 yields the protein MAIYICFPAARKSVGGTRLKKILRNKGKGKKFQEARERGKVARSNVKTPYSTGRKGIPRVEHKMRKKRAQMVRWTDLYRVWLHMSTRITQDFGCDGKGYVCGMGGEVSKTEILAS from the exons ATGGCTATTTACATATGTTTCCCAGCAGCACGAAAGTCTGTAGGAG GAACTAGGCTAAAGAAGATACTAAGGAACAAAGGAAAAGGCAAG aAATTTCAAGAAGCTAGGGAAAGAGGGAAGGTTGCAAGGTCCAATGTAAAGACTCCCTATAGCACTGGTAGAAAAGGCATTCCAAGAGTGGAACATAAGATG AGAAAAAAGAGAGCCCAGATGGTGAGGTGGACAGACCTGTATCGTGTATGGCTACACATGTCTACAAGAATAACCCAG GACTTTGGATGTGATGGAAAGGGCTATGTATGTGGGATGGGTGGCGAGGTATCGAAGACAGAAATACTTGCTTCTTGA
- the LOC113284609 gene encoding uncharacterized protein LOC113284609 isoform X1 — MAIYICFPAARKSVGGTRLKKILRNKGKGKKFQEARERGKVARSNVKTPYSTGRKGIPRVEHKMRKKRAQMVRWTDLYRVWLHMSTRITQVIRYISNMLYQRRTLDVMERAMYVGWVARYRRQKYLLLELVGNNYLLRNRTIKVFKLI; from the exons ATGGCTATTTACATATGTTTCCCAGCAGCACGAAAGTCTGTAGGAG GAACTAGGCTAAAGAAGATACTAAGGAACAAAGGAAAAGGCAAG aAATTTCAAGAAGCTAGGGAAAGAGGGAAGGTTGCAAGGTCCAATGTAAAGACTCCCTATAGCACTGGTAGAAAAGGCATTCCAAGAGTGGAACATAAGATG AGAAAAAAGAGAGCCCAGATGGTGAGGTGGACAGACCTGTATCGTGTATGGCTACACATGTCTACAAGAATAACCCAGGTGATCCGTTACATCTCAAACATGTTGTACCAAAGAAG GACTTTGGATGTGATGGAAAGGGCTATGTATGTGGGATGGGTGGCGAGGTATCGAAGACAGAAATACTTGCTTCTTGAGCTTGTAGGGAACAATTATTTATTGAGAAATCGAACAATCAAGGTCTTCAAACTCATCTAA